A portion of the Paucilactobacillus hokkaidonensis JCM 18461 genome contains these proteins:
- the htpX gene encoding zinc metalloprotease HtpX has translation MLYQQIAQNKRRTVYVMIGFLILVLAIGAAIGYVFFNSYISGIVMALVIGVIYMLLMISQSTSVIMNMNHGHEIKDENEAPQLWHVVEDMALVAQVPMPRVFIIDDPSPNAFATGNNPEHAAVAATSGILQQLNREELEAVMGHEMSHVRNYDIRLSTIALALSAVISVLVNIGMHSFWWGGGRRRSNNNNSEGGGYIQIILMVLSILIVILGPLAASIAQMALSRNREYLADAGSVELTRNPRGLITALQKISSSEPMKQADPSSSALYISDPMKKKKSFAHLFDSHPPMEDRIARLEKM, from the coding sequence ATGCTTTATCAGCAGATTGCACAAAATAAACGACGAACAGTTTATGTGATGATTGGTTTTTTAATATTGGTTTTGGCAATTGGCGCCGCGATTGGCTATGTGTTTTTTAATAGTTATATTTCTGGGATTGTGATGGCATTGGTGATTGGTGTTATTTATATGTTGCTGATGATTTCGCAGTCAACGTCGGTCATTATGAATATGAATCACGGCCATGAAATCAAAGATGAAAATGAGGCACCACAATTATGGCACGTCGTTGAGGATATGGCATTAGTTGCTCAAGTACCAATGCCACGTGTATTTATCATTGACGATCCCAGCCCGAATGCTTTTGCAACTGGTAACAATCCAGAGCACGCTGCGGTAGCTGCAACAAGTGGTATTTTACAACAGCTTAATCGAGAAGAATTAGAAGCGGTAATGGGTCATGAAATGTCACACGTTAGAAACTATGATATTCGTCTTTCAACGATTGCACTGGCATTATCGGCTGTGATTTCGGTATTAGTTAATATCGGGATGCATTCATTTTGGTGGGGTGGCGGACGCCGACGCAGTAACAATAATAATAGTGAGGGTGGTGGTTACATCCAAATTATTTTAATGGTTCTCTCGATTTTAATTGTCATCTTGGGGCCACTAGCTGCTTCGATTGCGCAAATGGCGTTGTCCCGAAATCGTGAGTACTTAGCCGATGCGGGTAGTGTGGAGCTAACACGGAATCCACGAGGCTTAATTACGGCGTTACAAAAGATCTCAAGCTCTGAGCCAATGAAACAAGCAGATCCTAGTAGCTCGGCACTGTATATCAGTGATCCAATGAAAAAGAAAAAGTCGTTTGCTCATTTATTCGATTCGCATCCACCGATGGAAGATCGCATTGCGAGATTGGAAAAAATGTAG